The following are encoded together in the Glycine soja cultivar W05 chromosome 5, ASM419377v2, whole genome shotgun sequence genome:
- the LOC114413656 gene encoding AMSH-like ubiquitin thioesterase 1 isoform X2, which yields MCSSETINIAASTQKLDVDNRIALRFYYRIADNILKQADIFRAETNIVDLYIMLLRFSSLVSETIPRHRDYRSSPQGKKEALRKKLLHSMNELEKLKPKVQQKINEFNSRRAYQPNGWEKCHSNNFMDFSPAKKQTLTSYNKKKAVIPTTGEFVYQGSRGQQFSSVRPVEENMRRLSLSLLRPKEETLSRHSILGPNGLKGQWRPPASDKGVRYPTIIDLSPVEIPSLQQPLVDGSLTKKDNSISEQHKSDLESILTQSDDCKAKHADEAPSLISFEATEIPAQIEVTRQPSPPPVLAEVQDLVPAMLPHVIEEGCKTEIPMSDSIVRAESPLQLHISTSMMESFMKLAKSNTDKNLETCGILAGLLKNRKFYITTLIIPKQEATSSSCQATNEEEIFEVQDKQSLFPLGWIHIMLPEAVAIVMAPTDSSRNHGIFRLTTPGGMSVIRQCQQRGFHPHNQPPDGGPIYDTCTDVYMNPDLKFDVIDLR from the exons ATGTGTTCTTCGGAGACGATCAACATCGCTGCGAGTACACAGAAACTTGATGTTGATAATCGAATTGCTCTTCGCTTCTACTACAGAATTGCCGATAATATCCTCAAACAG GCTGATATCTTTCGTGCAGAGACAAATATAGTTGATCTGTATATCATGCTCCTAAGATTTTCCAG TTTGGTCTCTGAGACAATACCTCGTCACCGAGATTATAGATCATCTCCTCAAGGCAAGAAAGAAGCTTTGAGAAAG AAATTGTTACATTCTATGAATGAGCTAGAGAAATTGAAACCGAAAGTGCAACAGAAGATCAATGAGTTTAACAGCAGGCGAGCATATCAACCCAATGGGTGGGAGAAATgtcattcaaataattttatggATTTTTCTCCAGCAAAAAAGCAAACTTTGActagttataataaaaaaaag GCAGTCATACCAACCACTGGAGAGTTTGTTTACCAAGGATCAAGGGGCCAACAGTTTTCTAGTGTAAGGCCTGTGGAAGAGAATATGAGGAGACT ATCTCTAAGTCTCCTACGCCCAAAGGAGGAAACTCTCTCCAGACATTCAATTCTAGGTCCCAATGGGCTGAAAGGGCAGTGGCGACCACCTGCAAGTGATAAAGGG GTCAGGTATCCAACCATCATAGATCTGTCTCCAGTTGAAATTCCAAG CCTTCAACAACCCTTGGTAGATGGATCTCTGACTAAAAAAGATAATAGCATTTCAGAACAACATAAATCAGATTTAGAATCAATTCTTACCCAGAGTGATGACTGCAAGGCAAAGCATGCTGATGAAGCTCCTTCGCTTATCTCTTTTGAAGCAACAGAAATTCCTGCTCAAATAGAAGTTACCAGACAGCCTTCTCCTCCACCTGTACTTGCTGAAGTACAAGATTTGGTTCCTGCAATGTTACCTCATGTTATTGAGGAAGGATGTAAGACAGAGATTCCAATGTCGGATAGTATTGTTCGTGCTGAGTCTCCGCTGCAACTACACATA TCAACTTCTATGATGGAGAGTTTTATGAAGCTTGCCAAGTCAAACACTGACAAAAATTTAGAGACTTGTGGAATCCTTGCTGGTTTGCTT aaaaacagaaaattttatattaccaCTCTAATAATCCCAAAGCAGGAGGCAACATCCAGTTCT TGTCAAGCTACAAATGAAGAGGAGATATTTGAAGTACAGGATAAGCAGTCTCTTTTCCCCCTTGGGTGGATCCAC ATTATGCTGCCAGAAGCTGTTGCAATAGTTATGGCACCAACCGACAGTTCAAG AAACCATGGCATTTTTCGGTTGACAACCCCTGGTGGAATGTCGGTCATTAGACAATGCCAGCAGCGTGGCTTTCATCCACATAATCAACCTCCAGATGGCGGTCCCATTTACGATACATGTACAGATGTTTACATGAACCcagatttaaaatttgatgtCATTGATCTTCGATGA
- the LOC114413656 gene encoding AMSH-like ubiquitin thioesterase 1 isoform X1: protein MCSSETINIAASTQKLDVDNRIALRFYYRIADNILKQADIFRAETNIVDLYIMLLRFSSLVSETIPRHRDYRSSPQGKKEALRKKLLHSMNELEKLKPKVQQKINEFNSRRAYQPNGWEKCHSNNFMDFSPAKKQTLTSYNKKKAVIPTTGEFVYQGSRGQQFSSVRPVEENMRRLSLSLLRPKEETLSRHSILGPNGLKGQWRPPASDKGVRYPTIIDLSPVEIPSLQQPLVDGSLTKKDNSISEQHKSDLESILTQSDDCKAKHADEAPSLISFEATEIPAQIEVTRQPSPPPVLAEVQDLVPAMLPHVIEEGCKTEIPMSDSIVRAESPLQLHISTSMMESFMKLAKSNTDKNLETCGILAGLLKNRKFYITTLIIPKQEATSSSCQATNEEEIFEVQDKQSLFPLGWIHTHPTQSCFMSSIDVHTHYSYQIMLPEAVAIVMAPTDSSRNHGIFRLTTPGGMSVIRQCQQRGFHPHNQPPDGGPIYDTCTDVYMNPDLKFDVIDLR from the exons ATGTGTTCTTCGGAGACGATCAACATCGCTGCGAGTACACAGAAACTTGATGTTGATAATCGAATTGCTCTTCGCTTCTACTACAGAATTGCCGATAATATCCTCAAACAG GCTGATATCTTTCGTGCAGAGACAAATATAGTTGATCTGTATATCATGCTCCTAAGATTTTCCAG TTTGGTCTCTGAGACAATACCTCGTCACCGAGATTATAGATCATCTCCTCAAGGCAAGAAAGAAGCTTTGAGAAAG AAATTGTTACATTCTATGAATGAGCTAGAGAAATTGAAACCGAAAGTGCAACAGAAGATCAATGAGTTTAACAGCAGGCGAGCATATCAACCCAATGGGTGGGAGAAATgtcattcaaataattttatggATTTTTCTCCAGCAAAAAAGCAAACTTTGActagttataataaaaaaaag GCAGTCATACCAACCACTGGAGAGTTTGTTTACCAAGGATCAAGGGGCCAACAGTTTTCTAGTGTAAGGCCTGTGGAAGAGAATATGAGGAGACT ATCTCTAAGTCTCCTACGCCCAAAGGAGGAAACTCTCTCCAGACATTCAATTCTAGGTCCCAATGGGCTGAAAGGGCAGTGGCGACCACCTGCAAGTGATAAAGGG GTCAGGTATCCAACCATCATAGATCTGTCTCCAGTTGAAATTCCAAG CCTTCAACAACCCTTGGTAGATGGATCTCTGACTAAAAAAGATAATAGCATTTCAGAACAACATAAATCAGATTTAGAATCAATTCTTACCCAGAGTGATGACTGCAAGGCAAAGCATGCTGATGAAGCTCCTTCGCTTATCTCTTTTGAAGCAACAGAAATTCCTGCTCAAATAGAAGTTACCAGACAGCCTTCTCCTCCACCTGTACTTGCTGAAGTACAAGATTTGGTTCCTGCAATGTTACCTCATGTTATTGAGGAAGGATGTAAGACAGAGATTCCAATGTCGGATAGTATTGTTCGTGCTGAGTCTCCGCTGCAACTACACATA TCAACTTCTATGATGGAGAGTTTTATGAAGCTTGCCAAGTCAAACACTGACAAAAATTTAGAGACTTGTGGAATCCTTGCTGGTTTGCTT aaaaacagaaaattttatattaccaCTCTAATAATCCCAAAGCAGGAGGCAACATCCAGTTCT TGTCAAGCTACAAATGAAGAGGAGATATTTGAAGTACAGGATAAGCAGTCTCTTTTCCCCCTTGGGTGGATCCAC ACACATCCTACACAATCTTGTTTCATGTCATCAATTGATGTACACACCCATTACTCTTATCAG ATTATGCTGCCAGAAGCTGTTGCAATAGTTATGGCACCAACCGACAGTTCAAG AAACCATGGCATTTTTCGGTTGACAACCCCTGGTGGAATGTCGGTCATTAGACAATGCCAGCAGCGTGGCTTTCATCCACATAATCAACCTCCAGATGGCGGTCCCATTTACGATACATGTACAGATGTTTACATGAACCcagatttaaaatttgatgtCATTGATCTTCGATGA